The region AAGTCTGTGCCGAATGCGATGATCCGCCCACGATGATTCACGTTTCGTCGCTCGCCGCCGTCGGAGCCAGTTCGGGAAACGACGCCCGGGTGGAGTCCGATCTGCCATCACCGGTTTCGGATTATGGCCGTAGCAAACTCGCCGGCGAAGAGACAGTTAAAACTTTCGCCAACAGGATCCCGGTGACCATCGTGCGTCCGCCGATTGTCGTGGGGCCGAACGATCATGATGGCTTTGAAATGTTTCAGGGTATCAAGCGTTTCGGCGTTCATATCGTTCCTGGATCTCAAGACCACCGGTTCTCCGTCGTCCATGTCGACGATCTATGCGATGCGTTAATCCGCTTGGCACAAGTCGGTAAACGGGTCAGCCCGCTTGCGATCGATGACGGCGTTTACTTTGTAACGCTCCCCGAACGCCCCACCTATGCAGAGCTAGGACACATGATCGCGCGGTCACTCGGAAGGCAGCGAGCAAGAATCATCCGCCTTCCAATGCCGGTGCTGCGGGCGATCGCCGGGGCAAACCAGTGGATTTCGAAACTGCGTCACCGTCCACACATCCTTAATCTCGATAAAGCCCGTGAAGCCGCGGCAGGGTCATGGACTTGTAGTGCAGACAAACTGCGAAAGGATACTGATTTAAAGTTTGGTTGTTCACTTCAAGAACGTCTGGACCAAACCAGCCAATGGTATCGCGACCACCACTGGTTTTAATGCTCTGCCGAACACCGGGACCGTGGGCGGCGCCGTCGGCTTACGCATTGGATCATACCGATTTTCGAATCGGCCCTTACAACGACATCCGCTTTAATCGCATCGCATTGGTGACGATGACAAAATCGGATCCGACCATCGCGAGCGCCGCGGTAATCGGATGAAGCTCGCGAAGCCATAGCGGCAACGCGTCGACCCCGGCAAGGACTCCGGCCGCAATCGGAATCAGCGCGATGTTATAGGCGAATGCCCAGAACAAGTTTTGCTTAATGTTCCGCATCGTCGCCCGCGAGAGTTTGATCGCACGATCCACTCCGTGTAGATCACCGGCGAGCAAGGTCACATCGGCGGCTTCGATCGCGACGTCGGTGCCGGTGCCGATGGCGATACCGACGTCGGCTTTGGCAAGCGCCGGGGCGTCGTTGATACCATCGCCCACCATCGCCACACGATGCCCAGCGGCTTGCAGTCGGCTGATACGGTCTGTCTTTTCACCGGGGAGCACTTCGGCGATCACATCGGTGATGCCAACCTTGTCCGCGACCGCCGATGCCGTTTCTTGATTGTCCCCGGTCAGCATTGACACTTCGATGCCGCGATCTCGCAATGACCGGATCGCGTCGGCAGCTTCGGGCTTGATCTGATCGGCAACTGCGATCAAACCGGCGGGCTTTCCGTCGACTGAGACGCCGAGAACGGTCTTTGCCTCCGCACGAATCTTTGCAGCTTGTTGTTCAAACCTTGACATCTCGTCGGTCGCAGGAGCATCGGATGAACTCCAGGCAAATTCCAGGCGTCCAACCTTGACCTGTGATCGATCGAGTTTTGCTTCGATTCCGCGTCCGGTGAACGATTGCACGTCATCGGGATAAGACAACTCGATCTGTGATTCGTCAGCCTTTTTAACAATCGCTTTGGCGATCGGGTGCCCGCTGCCTCTTTCGGCACTCGCCGCAACACGCAGTATGGTCGACGCATCGAAATCGCCAAAAGGAACCACGTCGGTGACGAATTGTTGGCCCAACGTAACGGTCCCGGTCTTGTCCAGAACAACGTGATTGATCCCTCCGACCTGCTGGATCGCACCGCTTGATTTGAACAGCACACCGTTTTCTGCGCCCCGGCCCATCCCAACCGTGACCGCCAGCGGCGTCGCCAAACCCATCGCACAAGGGCACGAGATGATCAACACCGCGATCATTCGCAGCATCGCTGCGAGGGGATCGCCAACGACGAAGAACCAAACACAAAACGCCAGCAACGACACGAAAACAACGATCGGAACAAAGACCGCAGAGATCTGATCGGCAAGGTGTTGAATCGGTGCCTTCGTCGCCTGGGCTTCGTTGACTTGGCGTACGATTTTTGCCAGCGTGCTCTCTTTACCGACGGCGCTTGCACGGATCGTCAGCATACCGTCGCAATTCATCGTCGCCCCGATCACATCGCTGCCAGCCTGCTTGGCGACCGGAACGCTTTCCCCGGTAATCATACTTTCGTCGACGTCCGAACTGCCCGACAACACCGTTCCGTCGACGGGAATTTTCTCTCCCGGACGAACGATGACATGATCACCGCGAACGACCTCATCGATCGGAACTTCGACCTCTTGCAGATTCTTGAGCACGCGTGCCGACTTGGATTGTAAGTTCAACAACGCACCGATCGCATCACCCGTGCGAGAACGTGCCCGGCTTTCGATCCAGTGCCCCAAGATGACCAGTGTGATGATGGTCGCCGAGGTTTCAAAGTAAACATGATGACCAAGTAGGTGACTGCCAAACGTCAACGCAATCATGACGGCGACGCTGTAAGCAAACGCCACACTGGTGCTCATCGCAACCAATACGTCCATGTCGGCGACACCGTTTCGAAGGCTGCGGTACGCCCCGACATAAAACTTTGCACCGACCACGAACTGCACCGGGATCGCTAAGGCGAACATTAAATAGTTCACCCACGGAGCCATCGCCCATGACCCCCACAAACCAAAATCCCGTCCCATGCTAAGTACGAAAAGCGGCAGGGTCAGCGCGACGCCAAGCCACATCAACCAACGGGCGCGACGCTCCGAATCACGCGCGTCGTTTTCAAACGATTGCTCGTCATCTTGAACGGTAAAACCGGTCTGCCGAATCGCCTCGGCCAACTCATCCCGACTGGTTTCACCCGGCTGATAATCAACGACGACACTTCCCCCGGCGACGTTCACCACAGCGGATTCCACGGCCGCGTTACGGGTCAATGATTTTTCGATCGACCGGGCACAGTTGACGCATGTCATGCCGCCGACCGTGAATTCAATCCGTTCTTTGGCCGCCGTGGACGAATCAATGCTCGGGGAGTCAATGAGCGGCGGGTTCGAAATCGGCGTGGCAGCGTTTGACGGGGGCGTCGAATCAGTCGGCATGTTTTTTCTCCGGCCCCCGCGTGGATTCGTCGACGCGGCGTTCGTCCACCAAAATACGGACCGAAGGCGTGTCGAGGTCGTCGTACTGTCCATCGCGAATGCAATACAAGCAAGCGATCAATCCCGCCCCACCGAGCAACAGAGCAATTGGCAAAGCGATATACAGGACACTCATGTTTGAGCCGCAAGTTGTGGGACGATTCAGCCTTAGCGAGTCAGCTCCCCAACGTTTTTGGCCCGAAACGTGGGCCAAGCCAGGGTGACCGATAAGACAGAAATGGAGCTGATTGGCATCAAAATGGCGGCGATCAGGGGGCTGATAAAGCCAAAGATTGCCAATAGGACAGCAAAGACATTGTACGTCAATGAAATTGCAAAGGCCGTTCCAATCAGCCGGTTACACGATCGTGAAGCCTCAAGCAATTCCGCAATACTATGCAGCGTCCC is a window of Roseiconus lacunae DNA encoding:
- a CDS encoding NAD-dependent epimerase/dehydratase family protein gives rise to the protein MNGLGEIKHALVTGATGFIGQRLVEHLTLGGTEVSCFVRPTSDCSVLESSQPRIYVGQLNDLTSLRRAIEGTQVVFHLAGTTKALLRQTFHEANVDGARHVAQVCAECDDPPTMIHVSSLAAVGASSGNDARVESDLPSPVSDYGRSKLAGEETVKTFANRIPVTIVRPPIVVGPNDHDGFEMFQGIKRFGVHIVPGSQDHRFSVVHVDDLCDALIRLAQVGKRVSPLAIDDGVYFVTLPERPTYAELGHMIARSLGRQRARIIRLPMPVLRAIAGANQWISKLRHRPHILNLDKAREAAAGSWTCSADKLRKDTDLKFGCSLQERLDQTSQWYRDHHWF
- a CDS encoding heavy metal translocating P-type ATPase yields the protein MPTDSTPPSNAATPISNPPLIDSPSIDSSTAAKERIEFTVGGMTCVNCARSIEKSLTRNAAVESAVVNVAGGSVVVDYQPGETSRDELAEAIRQTGFTVQDDEQSFENDARDSERRARWLMWLGVALTLPLFVLSMGRDFGLWGSWAMAPWVNYLMFALAIPVQFVVGAKFYVGAYRSLRNGVADMDVLVAMSTSVAFAYSVAVMIALTFGSHLLGHHVYFETSATIITLVILGHWIESRARSRTGDAIGALLNLQSKSARVLKNLQEVEVPIDEVVRGDHVIVRPGEKIPVDGTVLSGSSDVDESMITGESVPVAKQAGSDVIGATMNCDGMLTIRASAVGKESTLAKIVRQVNEAQATKAPIQHLADQISAVFVPIVVFVSLLAFCVWFFVVGDPLAAMLRMIAVLIISCPCAMGLATPLAVTVGMGRGAENGVLFKSSGAIQQVGGINHVVLDKTGTVTLGQQFVTDVVPFGDFDASTILRVAASAERGSGHPIAKAIVKKADESQIELSYPDDVQSFTGRGIEAKLDRSQVKVGRLEFAWSSSDAPATDEMSRFEQQAAKIRAEAKTVLGVSVDGKPAGLIAVADQIKPEAADAIRSLRDRGIEVSMLTGDNQETASAVADKVGITDVIAEVLPGEKTDRISRLQAAGHRVAMVGDGINDAPALAKADVGIAIGTGTDVAIEAADVTLLAGDLHGVDRAIKLSRATMRNIKQNLFWAFAYNIALIPIAAGVLAGVDALPLWLRELHPITAALAMVGSDFVIVTNAMRLKRMSL
- the ccoS gene encoding cbb3-type cytochrome oxidase assembly protein CcoS, producing MSVLYIALPIALLLGGAGLIACLYCIRDGQYDDLDTPSVRILVDERRVDESTRGPEKKHAD